From the genome of Xyrauchen texanus isolate HMW12.3.18 chromosome 7, RBS_HiC_50CHRs, whole genome shotgun sequence:
TCTTCTACTAATTTTCCCTCAGCATtcttataaaatccaaaatatgatCACACTTCTGATTTGATCTTCTTGGAAGGTTGGAAATTCTCCTGAGTGCTGCATTGCCTTCCACCATGTtttcatgctaaaaaaaaacaacaataaaaatgttgCATGCTGCGTGCGCCCTTGTGTCAGACTTTTTGCTGAATTTTATTGTGGTTTACCGTGAAACTGATATCAGTTTCATCCTTACTTACAAGGATCTTTGTGTGGTATAAGGCTAATGTAAACACAGTTATTTATGTctattgtaaatgtaaacttaaatTAGTAAGTATTTTGTTGTGGAATCAAAATTGATATTGGTGAATTGCCAAATTGCTTCCatttgtacactgtaaaaagtgattcATGTGTCAAGTAAATTTAAACATTAATTCTTCATAATCAGTGGTGCTGATCTTTCCCCCTCAATGATCCCTCCCACATTTATTTTCCCCAAACTTTTTATGGGCTGTGCGTTCCCGCGCCGATAAAGAGTCTTATTTTCTATTATATAccctgagggaaaaaaaacaggtaAAGGTAGTCTGTAAACCTTAAACCGGTTTCCAAACATGTTCTTGGGGACACACAACTCTGCACAATTTTAATGTCACCCTTATTTAAAACAACTGATTCAAATCATCAGCTCCATGGTctgggtgtgtcagataaggggGACTTACAAAATATAAAGAGCTGTGGGTCCCCAGGAGCAGGATTGAAAACCCCTGGTGTAAAGTGGTTGTTAAAGACTATAAAACGAAAAGGCCTCTGATTAAGCGTTATGGAATAGAAAAACCGGctaataaatacatttccaaataaatgtaaaagaaatagaaaatgtgtacatataaataaatgtatgaccCATGTAGAAGCATTGACGAGTTTctctctgtgaaacacaaaaggatgtGATAGGTACAATACACTAAGTAGGCTAATAGTTTTGACTAGTGTTCATTATTACAGCCTGGTAACTTTTAGTAAAACTTAATCTGATTAATTTTGTGCACCCCCTCATACGAGTTGCATTCCAGACAACCAGTCAGAATAGATTTTATGAATGTAGTCGAAGAATCACAATgtttatttacacttttcagagaaatcagACAACATATGATTTACTAATAGTTGTCTCAGCATATTAAAAGGAGTATGTAAACAATACACTCTTTTTAAATGCTGACATGATAGAAATACTTGCAACATGAGAATTATCaaatgcttgtgtgtttgtgttctataGTGCTCTAATACGTTCAGCAAAATCTCCTGCAGCACTTCATGAAAATGACTGTCAGCACAAGGGGTGAGCAGGTGGACTTCAGCATCATCTTGGAGAGGGGCAAAGTCATGACTGGGTTGGAAAATATGGCTAAAGCCTGTGCGATTCTTCTGGGACTCGCATATGCCAAAAACCTCAGCTATCCCAAATAACTGAGGTATCCATTTGAGGCCTTTCAGAAGATCTTATTAAAACTGGATGTATGCAAGTTATCCACCAAAGTACAAGCACTTAAAAACAAACCTATTTTATAGACTTCGCAAGCAaaagtttttctttgtttttctggaCCAGAATGCATTGAATAGAGGGATTTGTCCTTAAAGTTCAACATTAATACAAGCTTATAGCAAGCATAACTGTCATTGGTTTTGCAAGACAAGTTGTTTACCTAGTTTTATtccagaatagttttttttttaccacaaaaaCAACTGTTTAGAGACATGTTCTTGGAGAATGTTATAAGTTTAACAGCAAGTGTGGGTATGTCTAGTCCAGTTAGTCATGTATGGCATTTTCAACACACACTCACGTCGAAATCATCAGGATTCATagaacttttctaaatttggcgaatttgtatgatatcgtgcgactgcactcatttgaattcctatgactttcactacagacAATGACGTAGCTgtacatcgtttccatctaatacatctattatttatattgtcaagccagttctcacctcctcctttccattaatccctttacaatgtccttaacgcctcgtgtGCGGAACTCacacttacttccgcattagacatccaggATTTTGTACGTGATGAGgtcgtacgagtttatgcaaacaacatcaTTCGTGACCATACcaaatagccaactcataaatgaagtacgaattttcatgagataaggttggcatttttgtttttggaaaacatttaccTTATATGATTTTACCTTGTATTTAATGTCTAGCAGCTTTATATCATGGATGTGTTCTTTTTGAAAAGTTATTTTAGGATATGTTTtatagcttaaaggaatagttccccccaaaatgtttattctctcataatttactcacacgtgtgctttcccagatgtgtatgactctttatTCTACAGAACACATACAATCTTACctgtggtccatacaatgcaagtaaatcatgCAAGTCTAAAGcacaaaaacatcataaaagtaatccataagacttttgtggtttaatccattaaAACAAGTTTTACACTAGTATGTTAATACCTTTTAAATAtgataaattcattaaaaaaattcttctgaagccatctaATCGATTTCGGGTAAGAACAGATTAAAATAAAACTCCTTGCTCaggatcgccaaggagactgctgatgtcaaaattAGTATaaaaagggagttatattttaGTATTTTCTCAACCCAGATTGATTGGATTActtaagacatgaattaaactacTATAgttatatggattcattttagGCTGTCTTTTTGCTTTTAGAGtcctcaaagttttggtcaccgttcgcttgcattgtaaggacctacagagaaaagattttcttaaaatcttttagtattctgcagaagaaagtcagtcatacacatctgatttcatgagggtgagtcaatggtGAGAGATTTCATTTTTGGCCAAACTATTCATTTTCATCAAACAATTTTAGTGTTTCTATTTACACTGCTTACTGTTTGATAGAATAAATTCAGCACTTAACCGTAAGGTTGTGTGTTTGGGTTTTATATCTTGTTGGGAGTTTGTACAAGTTATTGatctgcctatatatatatatatatatataaaatgctttgagtgggaataatacttataatataaATGGATAAAgcgttaaaaaaaaatgcaagtgtTTTAAGGTGGTAAAATGGCACTTTTATCATTTGAATCTTATAAAAATGCTTAATATAATTAGAAGAATAAAGCATGTTAGATttaattaatgtgatttcatTAAAAAATCAAGGATTAAATACTAACTAATTTGGGTGACTTCACATGATTTCATTAAGGAgatttcattttaaaaaacaagGATTGAAAAGTTCTTAAAAATATTACGTGTAATATTGTTAccatactttttttttagtagctatcacaaaatactttttacagtgtaggcaaATCGATATTAGGCTAAAACTGAAATGTAGtcaaattagggctgggcaatatggccaaaaatattatcacaatattttttacatatcgttCGATATCTATGTTTAAAATCACAATTTACCTTTCATACCATTAACAGGGGTGGAAATGCATTCCACGTGTTTGTTTGATCTCTAGAATGAATGTAAACAtatcttgtttgtttacaagtaaacccCAGCAGGTAAGCTACCTTTAAAGTATACTctgtttaggatttaatcctacataaggtgtgtgTGACCTCTTTAAATTTAGCCAATTTCATCATCTTTGGCTGGCATTTGGAAAAGGATATAGCTCCAGGTAGAGTCCAAAAATGGGACGGGAGCTCCAAACTAAACCCTTTCCCTAACTATAACCATGAGTGGAAGTGACACCCCCATTTGGAGTTTACGAACCCCCTTCTGGAGTAgccccaccctcttttggagattctggCCCAATTTAGAGATCTCCGCTATATCTCTACAGCTATATATCTACTTGGACATTTGACTCCACCGAAACACTTTGTGACGCAccacactccagctcagtaggtaGTGATAATGCACCATAAGGTGGATTGCCAACTGCCAATAAACTTCACAAGAGGAGGAAACACTTTCTAGCCTTTGACAGCAATATGGATCATGAAAAATTGAgctaaatagtacataaatataGAGCAATGGTGATGATGTCGGAGTTGCTGTTGTGATAAGtcgatagctgtattgcattTTCAGTGCAGTCTTGTTTCGGTACAAAACTATATCATTTTATCCGGATAGCTAGCTTTTGATACCAAGCATCACTACTGGTTTCCACGACAGCAGGGCTATTTAGCCACTAGCCTGCTAATATTTCCTAACAGATTTAACTGATTTCATGActgattcagttagctagtttTGTATAACTTTgatgaactgcttgtgtttttagccagatgtACCAGGTCCAATCTTCTAGATGTATAACATAAGCTAGAGCTTGTGGATTGGAATCAAActgaaaatctgtatcaatacccagccataTCTTAAAATAACCAAATATAGCTAATATAGTACATCACTAGTTTGTATGAATTTGAATATGGAATAGTTCAATATGATTTTAATCAAATCTGGCTAAATAATTTCTAACAGAGAGCTGTTATAACTATAAATAGTGAAATTGATAATGTCAAATTAGACAATCCCATAGTTAGGACTGGGcgattaataaaatgttattttcaattacgattttggcttccaacaattaaaaaaagataattgagataaaacaattattgtgccatctttaaagcatcctttagtgaagttcaaataataaggaagcaggttataaaaataaaacttcaaaACTGGCCTACATTCCAAGTTCAAGGAAATCTACCgttaaaaaactgtttttttcaaaagttcaataaatgcatgaagTTCCCATAGTCAATGAGAAATTGTGGTAAATAATCGTGTTCTCAATACTGACCAAAATAActgtgattatgatttttgccataatcaaaCAGCCCTACCCACAGTGATGAACCACCTGCAGCACAACAAAACTTTCTTCATTGCTGTGGTAATTTCTAAGACAATGAAGATGTTATCCAACACTGACACACCTTCCAGAAATACAATCAAGTTCTGTTTCTTATTATGTCAGAATTGTGCATGGTTTGACTTGGATTCAAAACCAAGAATCTTAGGATGCCATGTGTTTTCATCTACACCACCAATGTGCTCTTCAAGGTAACCAACACCCCTTTATCCTGCATACTCAGGACTGGTGAAAAAGGTGACAAATAATCTGATCTACACAACTAACACGAATAAGATATTTTAGATACAAAAACcatttaaaagttaatttaaattaaaaagtgtAAAACTTTCAGCTCTGATACAATGAAGACatcaaaatttgaaaaaaaaaaaaaaaacatgcacattaaatAAGCTGCCAGAACTCTTAAAGTTAAAGGTGTTTTCATGCAATGCTAAATCAAGGTAATGGCCACAAATTTGCAGATTGTTTTTGCTTAAAGAGTGCATGACCTTTATCTGATAAaagaatactgtttaaaatgtttacatgtcGGGTTATTCAGCTAATCGATTGTGCATGTAATCACACTGCCATGGATCTATATGTGTACTGTAATGAAACTGTACTGGAGAGAGtatacctgtgtgtgtttgtgtccattTACACGAGGTCAGAGTTCAGGCCGCGCAAGTGACATTTTCCATCCTGTTGTGCAGCTCCAATGCATCTGGTCGGTCCTGAGGATTGACGGCCAACATGTCCTGCAAAAGTTTCCGGAGTGCCTCCGACATATGTGAGCGCCTGCGCTGAGGAATACTCAATACCATCTTTGGGTTCTCCAGAAGTGCCTCACCAACTGGGACAATATCAGAACCCTGTCGCACGTACGTCCCGAGGAGCTCCCGCTTTGACTCTGCGTCAATGAAGGTGATCCTCTCAATCATGGCCCAGATGATAATGCCTAGAGCAAAAATGTCTGCTTTGGCCGTATAATGTCCTTCCCACACCTCTGGTGCCATAAAAAAGTCAGAACCACATGCAGATGAGAGCCAAAACTTGTTGATGTTAACGCTGTTCTTGTTTTTGTCCCATCCCTCCTCGGAGTCCCGAACCCCAGCGGCCAAACCTGCACACACCTTACTCAAGCCAAAATCGGCCACTTTCAATACAGGTGCACCAGAACGCTCTGAGATGAGGATGTTATCCGGTTTAAGGTCTCTGTGAACAATGTTGTTTTGATGCAGGAATGCCACAGCACTGCTCAGCTGCATCATGAAGCTGGCGTTAGTGCGGGGATCGGGCCGGCGAGACAGGATGAACTGATTCAGATCCCCTCCCTCGCAGAACTCCATGACAAACCACAGGTAGCAGGG
Proteins encoded in this window:
- the LOC127646382 gene encoding serine/threonine-protein kinase 35-like: MDAKGRERQRTRNACKRTGAQTESVSVLRSLDNETMGDDLDHLKQHGSLERRLVAPRYSLLREVGRGSYGVVYEAVARKSGARVAVKKLRCDAPENVELALAEFWALTSLEKRHENVVQLEECVLQRNGMAQKMSHGDKRSRQYLRLVETSLKGERVLSCPDEPCYLWFVMEFCEGGDLNQFILSRRPDPRTNASFMMQLSSAVAFLHQNNIVHRDLKPDNILISERSGAPVLKVADFGLSKVCAGLAAGVRDSEEGWDKNKNSVNINKFWLSSACGSDFFMAPEVWEGHYTAKADIFALGIIIWAMIERITFIDAESKRELLGTYVRQGSDIVPVGEALLENPKMVLSIPQRRRSHMSEALRKLLQDMLAVNPQDRPDALELHNRMENVTCAA